A genomic segment from Bacillota bacterium encodes:
- a CDS encoding CaiB/BaiF CoA-transferase family protein: protein MAALDGIKVLDLSRVLAGPYCSMLLADMGAEVVKVEMPGTGDDTRAWGPPFQGGEAAYYLSVNRNKKSVTVNMKHPEGLGVIRRLASSSDILLENFRPGTMDRLGLEYDEVKAYNPGIIYCSISGFGQDGPYRDKPAYDLLLQATGGLMGITGEEDGSPVRVGVAILDMGAGMFAALGIITALLERQRSGEGQRLDFCLLDTSVSWLSYMAQNYFATGQDPRRLGSAHPSIVPYQAFPARDGHVVVAVGNDRIWERFCQALGLDIAHDPRFETNSARVRNREELVDIISRVLSQGGTGEWVKTLEASGVPCGPINLMSDIFRDPQVAHRRMTVEVRHPSGPLTVLGSPMKMSRTPGEVRTPPPLLGEHTNEVLTALGYTEKEILALREKGAI, encoded by the coding sequence TTGGCCGCACTTGACGGAATCAAGGTACTAGACCTATCCCGGGTACTGGCAGGCCCCTACTGCTCAATGCTCCTGGCAGATATGGGAGCCGAGGTAGTCAAGGTGGAGATGCCCGGCACAGGGGATGACACCAGGGCTTGGGGCCCGCCCTTCCAGGGAGGGGAGGCCGCCTACTACCTCTCGGTCAACCGCAACAAGAAGAGCGTGACCGTGAACATGAAACACCCCGAGGGTCTTGGGGTGATCAGGAGGCTGGCATCATCCTCAGATATCCTCTTGGAGAACTTCAGGCCAGGCACAATGGACCGCCTGGGCCTGGAGTACGATGAGGTCAAGGCGTATAATCCAGGCATCATCTACTGCTCTATCTCCGGCTTCGGCCAGGACGGGCCCTACCGGGACAAGCCCGCCTACGACCTCCTGCTCCAGGCCACGGGAGGGCTCATGGGCATAACCGGTGAAGAGGATGGCTCACCCGTGAGGGTAGGGGTGGCCATCCTGGACATGGGGGCCGGGATGTTCGCCGCCCTGGGGATCATCACGGCACTCCTGGAGAGACAGCGATCAGGGGAGGGCCAGCGCCTGGACTTCTGCCTCCTGGATACCTCGGTGTCATGGCTGTCCTACATGGCCCAGAACTACTTCGCAACGGGGCAAGACCCCAGAAGGCTCGGGTCAGCCCACCCCAGCATAGTCCCTTACCAGGCCTTCCCCGCGAGAGACGGCCATGTGGTGGTAGCCGTGGGGAACGATAGGATATGGGAGAGGTTCTGCCAGGCACTGGGCCTGGACATCGCCCACGACCCCAGGTTCGAGACCAACTCAGCCCGGGTACGCAACCGGGAGGAACTGGTGGACATAATAAGCCGGGTGCTCTCCCAGGGTGGCACGGGGGAATGGGTCAAGACCCTCGAGGCATCCGGAGTGCCCTGCGGTCCGATCAACCTCATGTCCGACATCTTCCGGGACCCCCAGGTGGCCCATCGCAGGATGACTGTGGAGGTTCGCCACCCCAGCGGGCCCCTGACAGTGCTGGGATCACCCATGAAGATGTCCAGGACCCCGGGGGAGGTGCGAACCCCGCCGCCCCTTCTGGGGGAACATACTAATGAGGTTCTCACCGCCCTGGGTTACACCGAGAAGGAGATCCTGGCCCTGCGGGAGAAGGGAGCCATATAG
- a CDS encoding dipeptidase encodes MNRCIAATPPRRTPASPANPCIVVDTHNDTMMRVVDPATWLPQVDIGTNTPFHVDIPKMRRGGLNVPFFAAYSQGYPSHHRNLSRTLALLYALHWTVKANGSSMAVAKSVQDIERLAALGIIAAVPAVEGAYCIRPQDGHEILRQLHDLGVRALSLTWNHSNSLGEGVSRTYPEGTPSDGGLTGFGREVIEEVNRLGIILDVSHLSKATFWGALEASRAPVIASHTGISAVRRHDRNLDDDQIRALARAGGAVQVAFARNFLWEPARLATVASIVHHIDHVVRLVGVDHTGIGSDFDGTDVPEDLADASGLPRIAQELTRRGYGRSDIERILGGNTMRILREVEAVAEPSKNLAPFFTQCPEMGHVTDQDVPVLSARVDERIGELHAPSYRVILDGRVLESTCDEGGILSARAGMPLTRGQDGFHVLTFEAAISTGEVARETRIIYAR; translated from the coding sequence ATGAACAGGTGTATAGCGGCAACCCCACCCAGGAGAACCCCGGCTTCGCCGGCGAACCCATGCATCGTGGTGGACACCCATAACGACACCATGATGAGGGTAGTTGACCCCGCAACCTGGCTGCCACAGGTAGACATTGGGACTAATACACCCTTTCACGTGGATATCCCCAAGATGCGTAGGGGAGGCCTCAATGTACCCTTCTTCGCGGCCTACTCGCAAGGCTACCCGTCCCACCACCGCAACCTCAGCAGGACCCTAGCGCTCCTTTACGCCCTTCACTGGACGGTGAAGGCAAATGGTAGTTCCATGGCCGTTGCCAAGTCGGTCCAGGACATCGAGAGGCTGGCAGCGCTTGGAATCATCGCCGCCGTGCCAGCAGTTGAGGGAGCCTACTGCATCCGTCCCCAGGATGGGCATGAGATCCTCCGCCAGCTCCATGACCTGGGAGTCCGGGCACTCAGCCTCACATGGAACCACTCCAACTCTCTAGGTGAGGGCGTAAGCAGGACTTACCCGGAGGGGACCCCTTCAGACGGAGGCCTGACGGGCTTCGGCAGGGAGGTAATAGAGGAAGTCAATCGGCTGGGGATCATCCTTGACGTATCCCACCTATCCAAGGCCACCTTCTGGGGGGCCCTGGAGGCCTCGAGAGCTCCGGTAATCGCCAGCCATACAGGGATAAGTGCCGTCCGGCGGCACGACCGGAACCTTGACGATGACCAGATCCGCGCCCTGGCTCGGGCCGGCGGGGCAGTCCAGGTCGCCTTCGCCCGGAACTTCCTGTGGGAACCCGCCAGATTAGCCACGGTGGCCAGCATTGTTCATCACATAGACCACGTTGTGAGGCTGGTGGGCGTCGACCATACGGGCATTGGCTCGGACTTCGACGGCACCGACGTGCCGGAGGACCTGGCGGACGCCTCAGGGCTGCCCAGGATAGCCCAGGAGCTCACACGGCGCGGTTACGGGAGGAGCGACATTGAAAGGATCCTGGGAGGAAACACCATGCGGATCCTCCGGGAGGTTGAGGCCGTGGCCGAACCCTCCAAGAACCTGGCTCCGTTCTTCACGCAGTGCCCGGAGATGGGTCATGTCACTGACCAGGACGTTCCCGTGCTGTCAGCCAGGGTGGATGAAAGAATAGGTGAACTCCACGCCCCCTCATACCGGGTCATACTGGATGGCCGTGTGCTGGAGTCAACCTGCGATGAGGGCGGGATCCTGTCCGCCAGGGCGGGCATGCCTCTTACTCGCGGGCAGGATGGGTTTCACGTATTAACCTTCGAGGCAGCCATCTCCACTGGTGAGGTTGCCCGGGAGACCAGGATAATCTACGCAAGGTAG
- a CDS encoding zinc ribbon domain-containing protein produces MPLYSFRCEACGKEFDRVASCGCSEKISCPGCGSESVKKVFSPFSFLRPNSGSAESSTPRRRYG; encoded by the coding sequence GTGCCTCTTTACAGCTTCAGGTGTGAAGCCTGTGGAAAGGAATTTGACCGGGTTGCCAGCTGCGGTTGCTCCGAGAAGATATCCTGTCCAGGCTGCGGCTCGGAGAGCGTGAAGAAGGTGTTTTCTCCCTTTTCCTTCCTGAGGCCGAACAGTGGCTCAGCGGAGTCATCCACACCGAGAAGGCGCTACGGGTGA
- a CDS encoding amidohydrolase → MGNLLLSGCRVFDWDKMIPEPTSLLVTGPRIEEIGPSSIPAGTRVIDLEGRWIVPGFIDAHVHLMDYADRLAEIDLDGASSLEEALERVRRHMSIAAPPPGTWVNGGGWRANDWAETPSRQALDAVAPENPVLLTSKDEHAAWANSVAIKLAGIDESTVLPFGAVAERTTGGSLTGIFKESALPILKDAVPPTGPEEIDARMRQAFAALHSLGVTGLGDVSGLGTYDALERLKGRGQMTLRVFKFIPVQSLPEALARGMAMGQGDALLRIGGVKTFVDGSLTSRTALLLDPYEGSREYSGVEVLTKEDLRDQVRQCVENGFAVAIHAIGDRAIRNTLDVLEGFSEVSSRKGLRHRIEHVQLLAPQDTGRLGSLGVIASVQPSHVLSDMHLADQHWGTRARYAYAFRSLKASGAVLAFGSDAPVEIPDPLVGMWAAVTRGEPSWYPEECLSAGESLEAYTKGAAFSCYWEKEVGSLRPGMLADIVALSGNPFGMEGLRQARVDYTIVNGEVVFQRD, encoded by the coding sequence TTGGGCAATCTACTGCTTTCCGGGTGCAGGGTCTTTGACTGGGACAAGATGATCCCCGAACCCACCTCCCTCCTGGTGACGGGCCCCCGCATAGAAGAAATCGGGCCTAGCAGCATTCCCGCCGGAACCAGGGTCATTGACCTGGAGGGGCGGTGGATAGTCCCAGGGTTCATCGACGCCCACGTGCATCTAATGGATTACGCGGATCGTCTTGCCGAGATAGACCTGGACGGGGCCTCATCCCTGGAGGAAGCACTGGAGAGGGTGAGAAGGCACATGTCAATAGCCGCCCCACCCCCTGGGACCTGGGTCAACGGCGGGGGCTGGAGAGCCAACGACTGGGCGGAGACGCCTAGCCGCCAGGCGCTGGATGCCGTGGCCCCGGAAAACCCGGTGCTCTTGACCAGCAAGGATGAACACGCTGCCTGGGCAAACTCCGTGGCCATCAAGCTGGCCGGGATCGATGAATCCACGGTTCTCCCCTTTGGGGCGGTGGCGGAGCGAACCACTGGAGGGAGCCTCACCGGGATATTCAAGGAGTCAGCCCTCCCCATCCTGAAGGACGCCGTTCCTCCCACCGGGCCCGAGGAGATCGATGCCCGCATGCGCCAGGCTTTCGCCGCCCTGCACAGCCTGGGAGTGACAGGCCTGGGGGATGTGAGCGGCCTCGGGACCTACGATGCCCTGGAGCGACTCAAGGGCAGGGGCCAGATGACACTCCGGGTGTTCAAGTTCATCCCCGTTCAGTCCCTGCCCGAAGCCCTGGCCAGGGGCATGGCAATGGGCCAGGGGGACGCCCTCCTCAGGATTGGCGGAGTGAAGACCTTCGTTGACGGCTCGCTCACCAGCAGGACCGCACTCCTCCTTGACCCCTATGAGGGCAGCCGTGAGTACTCGGGCGTGGAGGTGCTGACCAAGGAGGACCTGCGAGACCAGGTGAGACAGTGTGTGGAGAACGGTTTCGCCGTAGCGATCCACGCCATCGGGGACAGGGCCATCAGGAACACCCTGGACGTCTTGGAGGGCTTCTCAGAGGTGTCAAGCCGGAAGGGGCTTCGCCACCGCATAGAGCACGTGCAACTCCTGGCTCCCCAGGACACCGGGCGCCTTGGCTCCCTGGGTGTGATCGCCTCCGTCCAGCCATCCCACGTGCTCTCGGACATGCATCTAGCGGACCAGCACTGGGGGACAAGGGCACGCTACGCCTATGCCTTCCGTTCCCTGAAGGCTTCCGGGGCTGTCTTGGCCTTTGGGTCTGACGCCCCCGTGGAGATCCCGGATCCCCTGGTTGGCATGTGGGCGGCGGTTACCCGGGGTGAGCCCTCATGGTATCCAGAGGAATGCCTCAGCGCGGGTGAGTCCCTGGAGGCCTATACTAAAGGGGCCGCGTTTTCGTGCTACTGGGAGAAGGAAGTGGGGAGCCTGCGCCCTGGGATGCTGGCTGACATAGTGGCGCTGTCAGGAAACCCTTTTGGCATGGAGGGGCTTAGGCAGGCTCGAGTTGACTACACCATTGTTAACGGGGAAGTGGTCTTCCAGCGCGACTAG
- a CDS encoding trimethylamine methyltransferase family protein: MCVSQRPFRVISDSDVMRIHEASVSILARLGVRVDDEGLREDLQNHGCGVTKDRVTIPSGLIDRVLAAVKGEVSLRSHTGRSICIRQGGVWSHSTGGIPSVIDLETGQKRSATLKDFADAVRLMNKLDCDMPCALLYPVDVPAPISQVVQFECLLRYSEKPVYGPGVSSPGEAKYIVELFNACASGDGFLGVVGISPESPLYYPKVITDTMRIIISARIPTVMLVAPLAGISSPMTVAGSLAQLNANMLAFATISHIINPKTPLIYGARMNFPNMKTGQSIWGLPEVGVAGAIAVQLASSYGFLSDVYGLSCTSCTFDAQAGYEKATNCLTAMLAGANLISGLGSLASLTVASYEQLVIDDEIFSAQKRVRRGVAVNEDTLALDVIEDVIKGGSFLEQEHTIRHLRGGEVFIPRLGFDRTWTEWDAAGQKDIREVAREFARRHLAGSDCQPIGEHLDREINKVMQAARRDLVKER; encoded by the coding sequence GTGTGCGTTAGCCAAAGGCCTTTCAGGGTCATCAGTGACAGTGACGTTATGAGGATACACGAGGCCAGCGTCTCGATACTGGCACGATTGGGCGTCAGGGTTGATGACGAGGGCCTGAGAGAGGACCTCCAGAACCACGGCTGCGGCGTAACGAAGGACAGGGTGACCATCCCTTCGGGCTTGATCGACCGGGTGCTGGCTGCGGTCAAGGGCGAGGTCTCTCTGAGAAGCCACACAGGCAGGAGCATATGCATCCGGCAGGGCGGGGTCTGGTCGCACTCCACCGGCGGGATCCCCAGCGTCATCGACCTTGAAACGGGACAGAAACGAAGTGCCACGCTCAAGGATTTCGCCGATGCCGTACGCCTGATGAACAAGCTGGACTGTGACATGCCTTGCGCGCTTTTGTACCCGGTTGATGTCCCTGCTCCCATCAGCCAGGTTGTCCAGTTCGAGTGCCTGCTGCGTTATAGCGAAAAACCGGTCTACGGGCCGGGTGTCTCGTCCCCAGGTGAGGCCAAGTACATTGTGGAGTTGTTCAATGCCTGTGCCTCCGGTGACGGGTTCCTTGGGGTAGTAGGCATCTCTCCGGAAAGCCCCTTGTACTATCCCAAGGTGATCACGGACACAATGAGGATCATCATCTCTGCCCGAATACCTACCGTGATGCTGGTAGCACCACTTGCGGGGATTTCATCCCCCATGACCGTTGCGGGCAGCCTGGCCCAGCTGAACGCCAACATGCTGGCGTTCGCTACCATCTCCCATATCATCAACCCTAAGACACCCCTCATCTACGGGGCACGCATGAACTTCCCCAACATGAAAACCGGGCAGTCGATCTGGGGGCTCCCTGAAGTCGGCGTCGCAGGCGCGATTGCCGTTCAGCTGGCGTCTTCCTACGGCTTTCTCTCCGATGTCTACGGGCTGTCCTGCACATCGTGCACCTTCGATGCCCAGGCCGGCTACGAGAAGGCGACCAATTGCCTGACAGCCATGCTGGCCGGCGCGAACCTCATCTCCGGTCTCGGGAGCCTTGCGAGCCTGACTGTGGCTTCGTATGAACAACTCGTTATCGATGACGAGATCTTCTCTGCCCAAAAGAGGGTAAGACGCGGGGTCGCCGTCAACGAGGACACCCTGGCGCTGGATGTCATCGAAGATGTGATCAAGGGTGGGTCCTTTCTGGAACAGGAGCATACGATAAGGCACTTGAGGGGAGGGGAGGTGTTCATCCCCCGGCTGGGGTTCGACCGGACGTGGACCGAGTGGGATGCTGCCGGCCAGAAGGACATCAGGGAGGTCGCCAGGGAATTCGCCAGGAGGCACCTGGCTGGTAGTGACTGCCAACCCATAGGCGAGCATCTTGACAGGGAGATCAACAAGGTGATGCAGGCAGCGCGCAGGGATCTTGTCAAGGAGCGATAG
- a CDS encoding Xaa-Pro peptidase family protein — protein MWVQMQPAYCTRRERLLERLDCQGIKRAVITDPLNILYFTGIRVVPYERLYALVLYQSGDICHFVLPVLDRGVTEEPGIEKVLYEDTMDPVRVLADLVGTGTALGVDTDYFPLSLGERIRDFTGPVHLKDISAAIRSLRLYKDDTEIQLIRTAVSYGDMIFDEIRQEIVAGRTERELLCDIFRAMCNKKGVISDTYVIQILSGERSANPHGHSGDRRFIKGDTVTIDFGVCYSHYWSDLTRTFFLGNANSRLDTIYKTVLEAQVVAIERVKPGVPVREVDLAARNVIRKAGYGDSFLHRTGHGIGLDIHEYPKVHSENNEVLQEGMVFTVEPGIYLPGLGGVRIEDDVVVTRNGAAVLSGFSKGYQEMVISP, from the coding sequence ATGTGGGTTCAGATGCAGCCGGCCTATTGCACTAGAAGAGAGAGGCTACTGGAGCGATTGGATTGCCAAGGGATAAAGAGAGCGGTAATAACTGACCCCTTGAACATCCTTTATTTCACTGGCATAAGAGTTGTGCCCTATGAGAGGCTGTACGCCCTTGTCCTGTATCAATCAGGAGACATCTGCCATTTCGTCCTCCCTGTGCTTGACCGGGGCGTTACCGAAGAACCGGGCATCGAGAAGGTCTTATACGAGGATACGATGGACCCGGTCAGGGTACTGGCGGACCTGGTAGGCACGGGTACCGCGTTAGGGGTTGATACGGACTACTTCCCGTTGTCACTGGGCGAGAGGATCAGGGATTTCACTGGACCGGTCCATCTTAAGGACATCAGCGCCGCCATCAGAAGCCTGCGCCTTTACAAGGATGATACGGAGATCCAGCTAATCCGCACGGCTGTCAGCTATGGTGATATGATCTTCGATGAGATACGCCAGGAGATCGTCGCGGGCCGGACAGAAAGGGAGCTACTGTGCGATATCTTCAGGGCAATGTGCAATAAGAAGGGCGTTATCAGCGACACTTACGTCATCCAGATCCTAAGCGGGGAGAGATCCGCAAACCCGCATGGGCATAGCGGGGATAGGCGATTCATAAAGGGCGATACGGTTACCATAGACTTCGGCGTCTGCTACTCTCACTACTGGTCCGACTTGACGAGAACCTTCTTTTTGGGAAACGCCAATTCCCGTCTTGATACGATCTACAAGACCGTGCTGGAGGCTCAGGTCGTGGCAATCGAGAGGGTGAAGCCCGGGGTGCCGGTCCGGGAGGTCGACCTGGCGGCCCGGAACGTGATCAGGAAAGCGGGTTACGGAGACTCTTTCCTTCACCGGACGGGCCATGGGATCGGGCTTGACATACACGAGTACCCCAAGGTTCACAGCGAAAACAACGAAGTGTTGCAGGAGGGTATGGTATTCACTGTGGAGCCCGGGATATACCTGCCTGGGCTGGGCGGGGTGCGCATAGAAGACGACGTAGTGGTCACCAGAAACGGAGCGGCCGTGCTGAGCGGTTTTTCCAAGGGGTATCAAGAGATGGTCATCAGCCCCTAG
- a CDS encoding XRE family transcriptional regulator, whose protein sequence is MQKELGNRIKELRKSKGLVLKDLSKKTNLSIGFLSLVERGLASAGLASLQNIAEALEVDLGYLLNPSQGSQKKRMVIRSFEHEHFCPENSKYIYFSLAGSIEDKKIDPMMVLFLPGETRDTVAPFIHKGEEFIYVLEGILTFFIEDKEYELYPGDCIHIQSTVPHNWGNFTNRLVKALCVVTPRIL, encoded by the coding sequence ATGCAAAAAGAACTGGGTAACAGGATAAAGGAGCTCAGGAAATCCAAGGGGCTGGTATTGAAGGACCTGAGCAAGAAGACCAACCTGTCCATCGGCTTCCTTTCGCTAGTTGAAAGAGGCTTGGCGTCCGCGGGCCTGGCCTCACTGCAGAACATCGCCGAGGCCCTTGAGGTAGACCTGGGTTACCTGTTGAACCCATCCCAGGGCAGCCAAAAGAAGCGGATGGTCATACGCAGTTTCGAACACGAGCATTTCTGCCCGGAAAACTCAAAGTACATATACTTCAGCCTGGCCGGGAGCATAGAGGACAAGAAGATCGACCCCATGATGGTGCTCTTCTTGCCGGGGGAGACACGAGACACAGTGGCACCCTTCATACACAAGGGCGAGGAGTTCATCTACGTGTTGGAGGGTATACTCACCTTCTTCATTGAGGACAAGGAGTACGAACTGTATCCGGGGGATTGCATCCATATCCAGTCGACGGTTCCCCACAACTGGGGCAACTTCACAAACAGACTCGTCAAGGCGCTGTGTGTGGTAACGCCGAGAATCCTCTAG
- a CDS encoding ABC transporter substrate-binding protein: MKRSMVLLLCLVTIAALLTGCGQKSGGTPSQPDSGADVDREMVVGIPKITESFDFYNTTNGFESISMSQVYDTLVVKDSGGKTVPSLAESYEISPDGKTYTFYLRKGVKFTNGIEFTASDAKYSIEQAMESPWTSWAYASVDSCEIVDGYTIRINMKTPSVGFLEYLSNIYYSAMLSEETVKNCGEDYGKSVENTVGTGPYILKEWKPGELCVYEANPDYFKGEPAVKKVRLKTITDVNTAVIALQTGEIHAYFNDIPGISYDAVAKSEKLNLVSFPSTIFFECIMNTQTGPFSDVRLRQAVAYAVDRQQMLIVGAEGHGAVADYPGNRQGYTEGDPGLKTWYSVDIEKAKGFVKEAGMEGKTVIIKTYATDPYPKLATVLQDALTKIGLKAEVQQMERGAFIDEALTKGQYEIGVCRWAAGTKDMDEIMYGSLATASIGSAGNWSWYSNPAMDEILAKAGAETDPEVRKRLYADAIRIYTEDVPQIPLYYPDGSRAYSRDLAIHEGNVEYDRFFDYAWKN, translated from the coding sequence ATGAAAAGGAGCATGGTATTATTGCTGTGCCTCGTCACAATCGCGGCTCTTCTCACAGGGTGTGGGCAGAAAAGCGGTGGCACGCCAAGCCAGCCCGATTCCGGTGCGGATGTGGATAGGGAGATGGTTGTAGGCATTCCCAAGATTACGGAGAGCTTTGATTTCTACAACACCACAAACGGTTTTGAGAGTATCAGCATGTCCCAGGTCTACGACACCCTCGTAGTCAAGGACAGTGGTGGAAAGACAGTACCCTCTCTGGCTGAAAGCTATGAGATCTCCCCGGACGGCAAGACCTATACCTTCTATCTCAGAAAGGGCGTCAAGTTCACAAACGGCATCGAGTTTACGGCATCTGACGCCAAGTACTCGATCGAGCAGGCCATGGAATCGCCTTGGACCTCTTGGGCATATGCCTCCGTCGACAGCTGTGAAATTGTCGATGGCTACACGATCAGGATCAACATGAAGACACCCAGTGTGGGATTCCTGGAATACCTGAGCAATATCTACTACAGCGCCATGCTCAGTGAAGAGACCGTCAAGAATTGTGGTGAAGACTACGGCAAAAGCGTCGAAAACACGGTGGGGACGGGCCCCTATATCCTCAAAGAGTGGAAACCCGGGGAGCTGTGCGTGTATGAGGCCAATCCTGACTACTTCAAGGGCGAGCCGGCTGTCAAGAAGGTAAGGCTCAAGACGATAACAGACGTGAACACCGCCGTCATAGCCCTTCAGACGGGGGAGATACACGCCTATTTCAACGATATTCCCGGTATCAGCTATGACGCCGTTGCGAAATCAGAGAAGCTCAACCTGGTATCCTTCCCATCGACCATATTCTTCGAGTGTATCATGAACACCCAGACCGGACCGTTCTCCGATGTGCGTCTGCGCCAGGCTGTGGCTTACGCCGTAGACCGCCAGCAGATGCTCATCGTCGGTGCTGAGGGCCATGGTGCGGTAGCGGACTACCCGGGCAACCGCCAGGGCTATACCGAGGGTGACCCAGGCCTTAAAACATGGTATTCCGTGGACATAGAAAAGGCCAAGGGGTTTGTTAAGGAGGCAGGCATGGAAGGCAAGACCGTCATCATCAAGACCTACGCGACGGACCCCTACCCCAAGCTTGCCACTGTGCTCCAGGACGCCCTCACCAAGATAGGCCTCAAGGCGGAGGTGCAACAGATGGAGAGGGGCGCCTTCATCGACGAGGCGCTGACGAAGGGGCAGTATGAGATCGGTGTCTGCCGCTGGGCCGCCGGCACGAAGGACATGGACGAGATCATGTATGGCAGCCTCGCTACCGCCAGCATTGGCTCCGCTGGCAACTGGAGCTGGTACTCCAACCCCGCCATGGATGAGATCCTGGCCAAGGCTGGGGCCGAGACGGACCCCGAAGTCAGAAAGCGGCTCTACGCCGACGCCATCAGGATCTATACCGAGGACGTGCCCCAGATCCCCTTGTACTACCCGGACGGGAGCCGTGCCTATTCCAGGGACTTGGCAATTCACGAGGGCAACGTTGAGTATGACAGGTTCTTTGACTATGCGTGGAAGAACTAA
- a CDS encoding oligopeptide/dipeptide ABC transporter ATP-binding protein: MEPLVKTIDLRKYFKVNTGLLRAVDGVSIEIKKGQTLGVVGESGCGKSTLGRLVLRLLEPTSGKVLFEGRDILKYSWQEMKKARRQMQIIFQDPFSSLNPRMSVFDLIAEPLIMNHACKSRREMTERTLDLMNTVGLAERFVNAYPHEMDGGRRQRIGIARALALKPPFIVCDEPVSALDVSIQAQILNLVMDLQEEMGLTYMFITHDLSVVKHISNEIAVMYLGQCVERAGAKELFKNPLHPYTKALLSAIPVPRLTGTRNRQIIRGEVSDPINPKPGCRFASRCDYCERKCLGQDIHLEDLGNGHFVACRLYQGS; the protein is encoded by the coding sequence CTGGAGCCATTGGTAAAGACCATTGACCTAAGGAAGTACTTCAAGGTCAACACTGGCCTTCTTCGCGCCGTGGATGGCGTTAGCATTGAGATCAAGAAGGGACAGACCCTCGGCGTTGTCGGGGAGTCCGGTTGCGGCAAGTCGACCCTGGGAAGACTGGTGCTTCGCCTCCTTGAGCCGACCTCCGGCAAGGTGCTGTTTGAAGGACGTGACATATTGAAATACAGCTGGCAGGAGATGAAAAAGGCCAGGCGTCAGATGCAGATTATCTTCCAGGACCCGTTCTCCAGCCTGAACCCCCGAATGTCCGTTTTCGACCTCATCGCGGAGCCGCTGATCATGAATCACGCCTGCAAAAGCAGGCGAGAAATGACGGAAAGGACGCTTGACCTTATGAACACGGTCGGGCTTGCGGAGCGCTTCGTCAACGCCTATCCCCACGAGATGGACGGTGGACGCCGCCAGCGCATTGGGATCGCCCGGGCCCTGGCGTTGAAGCCGCCGTTCATCGTGTGCGATGAACCGGTGTCCGCCTTGGACGTATCGATCCAGGCGCAGATACTGAACCTGGTCATGGACCTGCAGGAGGAAATGGGGCTTACCTACATGTTCATTACCCATGATCTCTCTGTGGTAAAACACATCTCCAATGAGATTGCCGTCATGTACCTGGGGCAGTGCGTTGAGCGGGCCGGAGCCAAAGAGCTCTTCAAGAACCCGCTGCATCCATACACCAAAGCGCTCCTCTCGGCAATCCCAGTTCCGAGGCTCACGGGCACAAGGAACAGGCAGATCATCAGGGGCGAGGTATCGGACCCGATCAATCCCAAGCCGGGCTGCCGATTCGCGTCAAGATGCGACTACTGTGAAAGGAAATGCCTTGGGCAGGACATCCATCTGGAGGATCTAGGCAACGGGCATTTTGTGGCCTGCCGCCTCTATCAAGGTTCTTAA